In Cololabis saira isolate AMF1-May2022 chromosome 4, fColSai1.1, whole genome shotgun sequence, one DNA window encodes the following:
- the si:ch211-137a8.4 gene encoding golgin subfamily A member 6-like protein 2 isoform X2, which translates to MAATEASAAPVVQEDGKTPESKAAEAKTANSETVNSEVVDKDGAAVNSEVAENKETVNNDTAAAGAEEGGAAAAGGEAPPPQTSENTSSAEPKTSFLDSFLNKSGLGKVMGGRKRKGDAAAAGGGEEEGEKGGEEAATAAEGGADGGEDGEAAATENGEKEEEKKGKPAETKSSVRDLIRKPVARIFSHRSAEKPVKVRSKSLDRLEDAEALNTTVDSVAEEGGASAGGAAAATEGEEQKASASSASTTKHMRRWHSFKKLMAQKTHKKGGGGSAGEEGKEEAEGDGGDGGDGGGGGDSSTLDSKESGQKRWKLKRSWTFQGMKRDPSMAGISGKSKAPEEAVAVAEPEPAGGAAEEEGEEPKAEPGAEGGEDKAEGGEEEKAAAAAAAGGTVTHHANEIWTSFKKKVIPKSKRANTECPPAGEEDATAAPAPGEEAAAEEGKDGKSAKGKRSHFGRAVSLKNFIMRKGKSSSVEGGEGAKEGEEATEGGDATEEEAGADAEAATAPEETNDKEVEKTPAKETAAPAAPAVEESAAKVTETVEAPKEPEKTEKAATEPPVTNGENGCTNGTEEENATHNHQEEEQEKKTTGSSSPTKKSKEAGGVKDEANAKIINDTAAVNSDKKAGNV; encoded by the exons ATGGCGGCGACGGAGGCCAGCGCGGCGCCGGTGGTCCAGGAGGACGGGAAGACCCCCGAGAGCAAGGCAGCGGAGGCCAAAACCGCCAACTCAGAGACCGTCAACAGCGAGGTCGTCGACAAAGACGGCGCTGCCGTCAACAGCGAGGTGGCGGAGAACAAAGAGACTGTGAATAACGACACGGCGGCGGCGGGCGCCGAGGAGGGcggggcagcagcagcaggtgggGAAGCCCCACCCCCCCAGACCTCAGAAAACACCTCCTCCGCCGAGCCCAAGACCTCCTTCCTGGACTCGTTCCTCaacaagagcggcctggggaAGGTGATGGGAGGCAGGAAGAGGAAGGGGGAtgccgccgccgccgggggcggggaggaggagggtgaGAAGGGAGGCGAGGAGGCCGCCACCGCCGCCGAGGGAGGAGCAGACGGAGGGGAGGACGGAGAAGCAGCAGCGACGGAAAATGgcgagaaggaggaggagaagaagggcaAACCGGCGGAGACAAAGTCTTCGGTCCGGGACCTGATCCGGAAGCCCGTGGCGAGGATCTTCTCCCATCGCAGCGCCGAGAAGCCGGTGAAGGTCCGGTCCAAGTCCCTGGACCGCCTGGAGGACGCGGAGGCTCTGAACACCACCGTGGACTCGGTCGCGGAGGAGGGCGGAGCCTCCGCTGGGGGGGCAGCAGCGGCGACGGAGGGGGAGGAGCAGAAAGCGTCGGCGTCGTCGGCGTCGACCACCAAGCACATGCGGCGCTGGCACTCCTTCAAGAAGCTGATGGCGCAGAAGACCCACAAGAAGGGCGGTGGCGGCAGCGCTGGCGAGGAGGGGAAGGAGGAGGCGGAGGGCGACGGAGGCGACGGAGGCGACGGAGGCGGCGGAGGCGACTCCTCCACCCTGGACTCCAAGGAGTCGGGGCAGAAGAGGTGGAAGCTGAAGCGGTCCTGGACCTTCCAGGGCATGAAGAGGGACCCGTCCATGGCCGGCATCAGCGGCAAGTCCAAGGCCCCGGAGGAAGCGGTGGCGGTGGCGGAGCCGGAGCCGGCGGGCGGAGCCgccgaggaggagggggaggagcccAAAGCGGAGCCAGGGGCGGAGGGAGGGGAGGACAAGGCGGAGGGCGGCGAGGAGGAGAAGGCAGCGGCAGCAGCGGCGGCGGGAGGGACGGTGACGCACCACGCCAACGAGATCTGGACCTCCTTCAAGAAGAAGGTCATCCCCAAGAGCAAACGCGCCAACACGGAGTGCCCCCCCGCTGGGGAGGAAGACGCCACCGCAGCTCCGGCCCCAG GTgaggaggcggctgcggaggaaGGAAAAGACGGCAAGTCGGCCAAGGGCAAGCGCTCGCACTTCGGCCGCGCGGTTTCCCtgaaaaacttcatcatgcgAAAGGGCAAGTCCAGCAGCGTGGAGGGGGGCGAGGGAGCCAAGGAGGGCGAGGAGGCCACGGAGGGGGGAGACGCCACGGAGGAGGAGGCGGGCGCCGACGCCGAGGCCGCCACGGCGCCGGAGGAGACCAACGACAAAGAAGTTGAGAAGACGCCGGCGAAGGAAACCGCGGCTCCAGCGGCTCCAGCGGTTGAGGAGAGTGCGGCAAAGGTGACGGAGACCGTGGAGGCGCCGAAGGAGCCGGAGAAGACGGAGAAGGCGGCGACCGAGCCTCCGGTGACCAACGGCGAGAACGGCTGCACCAACGGCACGGAGGAGGAGAACGCCACGCACAATCaccaggaggaggagcaggagaagAAGACGACGGGGAGCAGCAGCCCAACGAAGAAGAGCAAGGAGGCGGGAGGAGTGAAGGACGAGGCCAACGCCAAGATCATCAACGACACAGCAGCCGTGAACAGCG ACAAAAAGGCGGGAAACGTGTGA
- the si:ch211-137a8.4 gene encoding golgin subfamily A member 6-like protein 2 isoform X1, whose product MAATEASAAPVVQEDGKTPESKAAEAKTANSETVNSEVVDKDGAAVNSEVAENKETVNNDTAAAGAEEGGAAAAGGEAPPPQTSENTSSAEPKTSFLDSFLNKSGLGKVMGGRKRKGDAAAAGGGEEEGEKGGEEAATAAEGGADGGEDGEAAATENGEKEEEKKGKPAETKSSVRDLIRKPVARIFSHRSAEKPVKVRSKSLDRLEDAEALNTTVDSVAEEGGASAGGAAAATEGEEQKASASSASTTKHMRRWHSFKKLMAQKTHKKGGGGSAGEEGKEEAEGDGGDGGDGGGGGDSSTLDSKESGQKRWKLKRSWTFQGMKRDPSMAGISGKSKAPEEAVAVAEPEPAGGAAEEEGEEPKAEPGAEGGEDKAEGGEEEKAAAAAAAGGTVTHHANEIWTSFKKKVIPKSKRANTECPPAGEEDATAAPAPGEEAAAEEGKDGKSAKGKRSHFGRAVSLKNFIMRKGKSSSVEGGEGAKEGEEATEGGDATEEEAGADAEAATAPEETNDKEVEKTPAKETAAPAAPAVEESAAKVTETVEAPKEPEKTEKAATEPPVTNGENGCTNGTEEENATHNHQEEEQEKKTTGSSSPTKKSKEAGGVKDEANAKIINDTAAVNSAVNDKEPRQKGGKRVRPHKED is encoded by the exons ATGGCGGCGACGGAGGCCAGCGCGGCGCCGGTGGTCCAGGAGGACGGGAAGACCCCCGAGAGCAAGGCAGCGGAGGCCAAAACCGCCAACTCAGAGACCGTCAACAGCGAGGTCGTCGACAAAGACGGCGCTGCCGTCAACAGCGAGGTGGCGGAGAACAAAGAGACTGTGAATAACGACACGGCGGCGGCGGGCGCCGAGGAGGGcggggcagcagcagcaggtgggGAAGCCCCACCCCCCCAGACCTCAGAAAACACCTCCTCCGCCGAGCCCAAGACCTCCTTCCTGGACTCGTTCCTCaacaagagcggcctggggaAGGTGATGGGAGGCAGGAAGAGGAAGGGGGAtgccgccgccgccgggggcggggaggaggagggtgaGAAGGGAGGCGAGGAGGCCGCCACCGCCGCCGAGGGAGGAGCAGACGGAGGGGAGGACGGAGAAGCAGCAGCGACGGAAAATGgcgagaaggaggaggagaagaagggcaAACCGGCGGAGACAAAGTCTTCGGTCCGGGACCTGATCCGGAAGCCCGTGGCGAGGATCTTCTCCCATCGCAGCGCCGAGAAGCCGGTGAAGGTCCGGTCCAAGTCCCTGGACCGCCTGGAGGACGCGGAGGCTCTGAACACCACCGTGGACTCGGTCGCGGAGGAGGGCGGAGCCTCCGCTGGGGGGGCAGCAGCGGCGACGGAGGGGGAGGAGCAGAAAGCGTCGGCGTCGTCGGCGTCGACCACCAAGCACATGCGGCGCTGGCACTCCTTCAAGAAGCTGATGGCGCAGAAGACCCACAAGAAGGGCGGTGGCGGCAGCGCTGGCGAGGAGGGGAAGGAGGAGGCGGAGGGCGACGGAGGCGACGGAGGCGACGGAGGCGGCGGAGGCGACTCCTCCACCCTGGACTCCAAGGAGTCGGGGCAGAAGAGGTGGAAGCTGAAGCGGTCCTGGACCTTCCAGGGCATGAAGAGGGACCCGTCCATGGCCGGCATCAGCGGCAAGTCCAAGGCCCCGGAGGAAGCGGTGGCGGTGGCGGAGCCGGAGCCGGCGGGCGGAGCCgccgaggaggagggggaggagcccAAAGCGGAGCCAGGGGCGGAGGGAGGGGAGGACAAGGCGGAGGGCGGCGAGGAGGAGAAGGCAGCGGCAGCAGCGGCGGCGGGAGGGACGGTGACGCACCACGCCAACGAGATCTGGACCTCCTTCAAGAAGAAGGTCATCCCCAAGAGCAAACGCGCCAACACGGAGTGCCCCCCCGCTGGGGAGGAAGACGCCACCGCAGCTCCGGCCCCAG GTgaggaggcggctgcggaggaaGGAAAAGACGGCAAGTCGGCCAAGGGCAAGCGCTCGCACTTCGGCCGCGCGGTTTCCCtgaaaaacttcatcatgcgAAAGGGCAAGTCCAGCAGCGTGGAGGGGGGCGAGGGAGCCAAGGAGGGCGAGGAGGCCACGGAGGGGGGAGACGCCACGGAGGAGGAGGCGGGCGCCGACGCCGAGGCCGCCACGGCGCCGGAGGAGACCAACGACAAAGAAGTTGAGAAGACGCCGGCGAAGGAAACCGCGGCTCCAGCGGCTCCAGCGGTTGAGGAGAGTGCGGCAAAGGTGACGGAGACCGTGGAGGCGCCGAAGGAGCCGGAGAAGACGGAGAAGGCGGCGACCGAGCCTCCGGTGACCAACGGCGAGAACGGCTGCACCAACGGCACGGAGGAGGAGAACGCCACGCACAATCaccaggaggaggagcaggagaagAAGACGACGGGGAGCAGCAGCCCAACGAAGAAGAGCAAGGAGGCGGGAGGAGTGAAGGACGAGGCCAACGCCAAGATCATCAACGACACAGCAGCCGTGAACAGCG ctgtcaatgacaaggagccaag ACAAAAAGGCGGGAAACGTGTGAGGCCACACAAAGAGGATTAG